Genomic DNA from Marispirochaeta aestuarii:
GTCCATCTGAAGAACAGCGAGATCCGATTCCGCAAGGGTCACGACCCGCTCTTCTTCCCCAAATCGGACATAGTAGTTCCCGATACTATCGCGGGTTCCCACAATAAACGACAGGCTCCGCTCCCGGTCCCTGAGCTGCAGTTCGTAACTCGGAGAATCGAGTCCGTAGAGCCCAAGGTCCTCAGGCTTCTCTTCGACAAAATCCTGAATCTTCAGCTCCCGGGGCAGCTTTTCCATAAGTTGTTCCAGTTCGTGGGCATCGATTCCCCGGGGTCCCCGTGGGCGAATCATGACCAGGCTGGTAAAAATCGAGCTCAGCGGCTCACTCTCGAGGGTTTCAACCGGAACAAGCTCGATGATTTCTCCCTTTCGCCGGAAGAAGAGGTACCGGAGTTCTTCGGCGTTAACAGTCGGTATCATGGTATTTCGAAAATCCTGCTGGTTCAGGAAAAACTGGGCCACCCGGGAAGTGTCGATGGTGTAAACCGCCTCAGAGCCTTCAGGCCGGATATATCTCTGTTTTCCCGAGGGTGTCGGATATCCGAGTTCGAATACCGAACGTTCTCCGCCCCTGAACGCAAGAGTCACCACTGCCTGAGGCGGTTTCAGACCGAAGTCTTCAAGCCCGATGGCAGGATTCTCGAGACGCCGGTCAGCGGAGAGCATGGAACTTATTCGTATAACAAGGTCCAGACGGGATTGATCGAGCTCATCCTTCCAGGGAACAGGCAGCACCCAGCGCTCTTCCTCCTTCAGCAGGACAAGGCTGCTGCCGTCGGCCCGGAGAACCTCGATTCTTTCGAGATCCTCCGCCGCCCGGGAGATCAGATCATACTGTTCTGCTTCCCCGGGAGCCTCCTGAGTGACTGTCTGTTTTTTCAGGTAGAGGTAGCTCCCCAGAAGAAGCAGGGGAACAAGGAGTGCGATAACAAGACGCCGGGAACGGCTCACAGATGTCTCCTGCGGATCCAGACTATCGTACCGCAGACAAGCAGGGTTGCCGGAATCAGGATGATGATGATTCCCGCATACAGATAGAGCTGAAAAGCCGTTAAACGCAGCGGACTGCGATAAAAACTCTTTGCCCTGATGGAAACACGCTCTTTACCTTCGCTGAGCCAGGAGAGGGCGCTCAGAAAAAAGTCGATATTCCCCTTTATCTGTCCGTAGGGAGGAATCGATCCCAAAAAAATGGAGTTTCCCACCGCGACGACCCTGAACGCAGGAGGATCCCCGTCGATGTATTTCTTCCGCTCCACCGTCCAGGCAATAATGTGAGGTCCCGGCAGGTCCGTCTCCTGCAGCAGTAAGGAGCTGTTCTCCCTGTCCGTCCTGCTCCAGGCCCGGGCTGTGGTTGAGAGAAGCGGGGTCAGATCGACGGAACGGGGTTTACGTCCCGTCTGAACAAGAGGAACCGCATTGGGGGTGATGACATCGAGATTATTGTCCACCAGGGGTTCGGTTATCCCGTGGTCCATAAGCTCAGGGGCGACAAACAGGGGTGAACGTACATAACGGGATGCATCCGCCTCCATGATGAAGCCCTCACCTATCTCAAGACCGTAGCTTTGAAGAATTGCCCTGCCCCCGGGGGAAGGATCGCCGATAAAATCCACCATGACGATCATCCGCCCGCCGTTTTCCACATACTCATAAATTTTCCGCAGCTCCTCATCGCTTATCTCATACTTGGGAGAAGAGACCAGAAGGACCGAAGCGTCCGCCGGAACTTCATCGGACCTGAGAAGGTTAAGACTCTCTATTTCATAACTCTCCGCCCGAAGCATTGATTCGATACCGTACTCTCCGAGGCTGTATTCACCATGACCGCTGAGTTCATAGATCTTCGGATTGTAACCGGAGGAGACATAATTGATGGCCTGGGAAACCCGGGGTTCCACCTGGATTCCCGTTACCTGGGGATGCCCCTGGGGATTATAGCGGATATCATACAGCTCCATGTAGGGAATTACCCTGAAGCGCGTGTCCCCCTCGACAATAATGCTGCCGCTCTCCACTTTCTCCCCTTCACCGGCAAAACGGGCAAGAAGACCGGGATTCAGATCCGGATCAATAATCTTCAAATCTACCGAAGGGCCGATCCGATCATATTCCTGAAGAATTTCGAGAATGCTGGTCTCTTCCTCACCCGCAGGATAGAGGGCATAGAGTGTGACGGGTTCCTCCAGTTCAGTGAGAATTTTCCTTGTCTGTTCAGATAAAGAGAACAGCCTGTTTTTCGTTAAATCAATCTTCAGCGGGATCTGCTGTACTATCATATTGAGAATTACCAGGCCGCACAGAAGCGACGCGGTCAGTGTCGCCGCGTAAGCTCCGTAACGAAGCCTTTTATTCTTCAGTATACTACGCAGGCTCTGCATCATATCGTCAGCTCCACCGCCGTTTTTCCAGTGTACGGACTGTTAAATAGAGGAAGAAGATCATAAACGAGAGGTAATAGACGGTATCCTGGAGGGATAAAATCCCGCTGGAAAATCGTCGGTACCTGTCGATCAGGGAGAACCAGCTCAGGATTTTTCCCACAAGGCCGACGAACAGCTCCGGATGTAAAAAATGAATCAGATAGACAACGACAGCTCCGAGACCAAGAAGTACCGCAGGGACTATCAGGTTTCGGGTCGTTCCATAGAACCAGAGAGCGGCAGCTGCGACTATAAGCCCGCTGAAAACGAGTCCGGATGTGGTATTGGAAGGAACGGCATCCTGCAGGATATTGATGAGCCACATGGCAAGGAGGGCGGCAAAGCTGGTAATCGCTGCGGTAATCTGGTTCTCCGTAAGGCCGGAAATAAAGAGCCCCACGGAGATAAAGGTGCCCCCCAGCAGAATGAACCCGATATACCCTCCCAGGGTCTCCCACAAATCGAGTTCTCCGTGAATAAGGATTATCAGGGTATAGAGAAGGGTCAGCGCCAATCCCAGACAGAAAAAGGTCAGGGCTGCCAGGAACTTTCCCACGACGATCTCAGGGATCCCCAGGGGACTGGTCAGAAGCAGCTGATCAGTTTTCTTCTGTTTTTCATCGCTTAAAAGGCGCATGGTCAAAAGGGGTACAATAAAAATGAATATAAAGAGGATGCTTCCGAGAAAACCGAGATACCGGGAATTGCCGCTTATCAGGTTTCCGGTGGTAAAAAATATACCGGTAATCAGAAGAAAAATACTCAAAAAAATATATCCCTGGGGACTTAAGAAAAATGCCCTGAGTTCCCGTTTGAATACTGCCGGCATCAGTCAGACTCCTTCAGTTTTTCATCCGTTGTAAGATGAAGAAAGATATCCTCCAGACTCATGTCCATGGGACGCATCATGAGAATGGGAAGCCTGTTTTCAGCACAGGCAAAGAATATCTTTTCCCGGATATCCGTCTCCTGTCCGGCTTCAAGCAGAAGATCAATACTGCCCTCTTCACTGCTCCCGGTACATGACAGGCTGTTTAGTCCTTCGAGTTTTTCAAGAACCGAAAGGGCTCTCGCTTTTTCCCCGGAAAGTCGAAGCATTATTCTTCCCGTACCCATCAATCTCCGGCTCAGGTTCTCCGGTGAATCAGATGCGACAATACTGCCCTGGTTCATAATCAGAACCCGTCCGCAGACAGCACTGACCTCCGGGAGAATATGCGAGCTGAGGATTATTGTATGCTCCCTTCCCAGGGATTTAATCAGTTTTCTGATTTCCAGGATCTGCTTGGGGTCAAGCCCTGCTGTCGGCTCATCCAGGATCAGAAGAGGCGGGCTTCCAATCAGCGCCTGGGCGAGACCTACCCGCTGCTGATAGCCCTTGGAGAGGTTGCCAATACGACGATTGCTGACATCGCCGATCTTTACCAGCTCCAGGATTCTTTCCCGCTCCGTCGCAAAGGCCTTTTTCTTTATTCCTTTGATTTCGGCCGCAAAGCCGAGATATTCCAGAACAGTCATATCCTGGTACAGGGGAGGCTTCTCGGGAAGATACCCGATGCATTTTTTAACCTCCCGGGGATGGTCCAGCACATTGAGGCCGTTGACCCAGACATCACCCTCGGTGGCCGAAAGATACCCGGTTATTATGTTCATTGCAGTGGACTTGCCGGCGCCGTTGGGTCCGAGAAATCCGAGTATTTCTCCCCGCCGGATACTGAAATTTACAGCGTCCAGGGCAAGATGCTTCCCATAGCGTCTGCTAAGATTCTCCGCCCGGATCAAACCAACCTCCCGTCACAGCAGTTCATGAAAACACACCGCAAAGAATAGCCCGAGTATCCTGGACTGTCAATAAAAATGATATACCGTATATACCATTAATGTTCCAGTGTTGATAAAAAGAGGGAGGATCAGAAAAAGTAGAAGAATTCCCGACTGGTTATAACAGGTTCGATGGAGGGATCCGCAAGCTGCGCGATAGCGCGGGAGCGCCATACGCTGCCGGGAAAGGCATCCCGGACCAGCTCCATTACCTGCCGAAAGGAACCCAGTTCTCCGGCAGCGTAAAGGGAGGCACCAAGATAATACAGAAGGGCGTCTATTCGGCTCTCTTCGAGGTATTCCGCTCCCTCTTCTTCGGCCATGGCGTTTCTGAAAAGATCGGTAAGACCGGTGTATTCAAGAAAAGGCCTACGTACCTCCAGATGCCGAATTGTCCTGGAAATAACGGTGAGCCCTCCGCTCAAGAGATGGCGTACGGCATCCATATAGCGGCCGGTGCGGTAGTAGAAAAGACCCAGTTCGGCGTTGGCCAGAAAATACTCCGCTTTATCAAGACGGTAGAGCTCCACCACCTTCTCCAGCCCCTGGTCTGTTAAAATGCGGATCATGGCGGCCCTCATGGCTTCCGACTCACGACTGGAGTATTCATCGTCCATGAGAAGGATCTCCGTCAGGGCTTTCTCGAATTGGGCGTAGTCACCCTTCTCCTTGTAAAGACGGGCAAGACGTTCCCGTATACGTATTTCGTAGTCCATCACATAGAGCTGCCGGCGAAACTCCAGAGCGCGCCGGTACTGCTCTTCCGCCAGGGAGTACTCACCCTCCTCTTCAAAGATGCGGCCAATCCAGTAATGGGCTTCCGGCGATATCCTGTCCTGTTCCAGTACGGAACGAAAGATCCTCATGGCCTGGCCGTACTCACCTTTTTCAAAAGCGATTTTTCCCGTTTCCAGAACCAGCCAGTCCGGCCGGGCTTCCTGGGCCCAGGAGATGGGGCTCAGGAGGATTACACAGACAAGCGGAAACAGGATTCGCATTTTCACTCCTTTATGGCCTCCCGGATCTCCTCACGCAGAGCTTCCAGGGCCTGATCCATGGGAATTTTCCGTTTAAGTTCCCCGTGGCGGAAGATTATCGCCTCGTTTCCGCTGCCGGTGATACCGATATCAGCATGTCGTGCCTCCTCCGGTCCGTTTACCACGCAGCCCATGACGGCGACGGTCAGGGGTTTCCTGATGGCGTAAAGTTCCTCCTGTATCTGTCCCACCAGTTCATGGACCGGGAACTCGGAACGGCCGCAGCGGGGACAGGAGACGATGTCCACTCCACCGGGGCGGAGGCCTGCTTCGCGAAGGATTTCCCTTCCGGTAACAACTTCATCCTCCTCAGGTGCTGAGAGGGAAACCCGTATGGTGGATCCGATTCCCTCACCCAAAAGCTGAAGCAGGGCGCGGGTGTTCTTGACTATACCGGGAATCATGGGTCCAGCTTCAGTCACCCCGAGATGCAGGGGATAGTCCCAGCGGGATGCAAAGCGGCGGTTGACCTCGATGGTATTCCCGGCGGAGGAGGACTTCAGGGAGAATACGGCGTCTTTGAATCCCAGGGCCTCCAGGAGTTCAATCTCGTTTTCCGCGGCGGCGATCATTCCCTCAACCTGGGGAAGGTCCCGCAGTTTACGCGGCAGAGAACCGCCGTTGATTCCGACCCGGATGGGAATACCCTTGTCAGAGGCCTTGGCGAGCACCTCCTTTACCTTCCACTCAGCACCGATGTTGCCAGGATTGATTCGCACCTTCTGGACTCCGTCCAGAACAATCAGGGCGAGGCGGTAGTCAAAATGGATATCCGCTACTATGGGAAGGGGAGAAATAGGACCAATTTCTGCAAGGAGCTTCGCGTTTTCCTCGTTTGGTACGGCAAAACGGATAATGTCGCAGCCCAGGACGGCGAAGCGGCGGAGTTCCTTTAAAAGAAGCTCCCGGTCATCGGGCAGTGCCCGTTTCCACATGGTCTGTATGCTGACGGGAGAATCCCCGCCGAGGGAAACATTTCCTACCCGCATTACGCGTGTTTTTTCCCGAGTATATATTATGTTCATCTGTCTAGGATTATCGGCAAAAGAAGGAGTTTCGCCAAGTGGGAGCGGGGCAAAAGAGATTCCCCTTCAAAGAACAGAGACATTCTTCAAAGGGGAAATTTTCTCTTTGTGCGGATTTAGATTGTACCGAGAAGGAAAACCATGACAAAGAGGGCAACGGTCTCGACAAGACCGAGAACCATCATGTAGTTGACAAATCCCTTACCGGTCTCGGCCAGGGCGTCCGAGGCAGCAGCTCCCGCTTTTCCCTGGAAGGCGGCGGAAAAGCCCATGGCGATACCACCGAAGAGGCCGATCCCCAGGTGAGCCATGGTCGGTTCAGGCACAGCCATGATGGAGTTCATCAGAATCATTCCGTAGATGATCTGAGTCAGGGGTGCACCGACAAAGGCTACCAGCATAAAGGGAGCGGGCCGGTTCTGGGCGAAACACTTCTTCCAGGCTCCGACAGCCGCCATACCGGCAGCTCCCGCTCCAATGGCGGAACCCATGGCCGCGAAGGCTATTGCGGCGGAAAAGCCAAGCAAACCAAAA
This window encodes:
- a CDS encoding V-type ATP synthase subunit K (produces ATP from ADP in the presence of a proton gradient across the membrane; the K subunit is a nonenzymatic component which binds the dimeric form by interacting with the G and E subunits) is translated as MNFGLLGFSAAIAFAAMGSAIGAGAAGMAAVGAWKKCFAQNRPAPFMLVAFVGAPLTQIIYGMILMNSIMAVPEPTMAHLGIGLFGGIAMGFSAAFQGKAGAAASDALAETGKGFVNYMMVLGLVETVALFVMVFLLGTI
- a CDS encoding ABC transporter permease is translated as MPAVFKRELRAFFLSPQGYIFLSIFLLITGIFFTTGNLISGNSRYLGFLGSILFIFIFIVPLLTMRLLSDEKQKKTDQLLLTSPLGIPEIVVGKFLAALTFFCLGLALTLLYTLIILIHGELDLWETLGGYIGFILLGGTFISVGLFISGLTENQITAAITSFAALLAMWLINILQDAVPSNTTSGLVFSGLIVAAAALWFYGTTRNLIVPAVLLGLGAVVVYLIHFLHPELFVGLVGKILSWFSLIDRYRRFSSGILSLQDTVYYLSFMIFFLYLTVRTLEKRRWS
- a CDS encoding GldG family protein, which codes for MMQSLRSILKNKRLRYGAYAATLTASLLCGLVILNMIVQQIPLKIDLTKNRLFSLSEQTRKILTELEEPVTLYALYPAGEEETSILEILQEYDRIGPSVDLKIIDPDLNPGLLARFAGEGEKVESGSIIVEGDTRFRVIPYMELYDIRYNPQGHPQVTGIQVEPRVSQAINYVSSGYNPKIYELSGHGEYSLGEYGIESMLRAESYEIESLNLLRSDEVPADASVLLVSSPKYEISDEELRKIYEYVENGGRMIVMVDFIGDPSPGGRAILQSYGLEIGEGFIMEADASRYVRSPLFVAPELMDHGITEPLVDNNLDVITPNAVPLVQTGRKPRSVDLTPLLSTTARAWSRTDRENSSLLLQETDLPGPHIIAWTVERKKYIDGDPPAFRVVAVGNSIFLGSIPPYGQIKGNIDFFLSALSWLSEGKERVSIRAKSFYRSPLRLTAFQLYLYAGIIIILIPATLLVCGTIVWIRRRHL
- a CDS encoding tetratricopeptide repeat protein, which produces MRILFPLVCVILLSPISWAQEARPDWLVLETGKIAFEKGEYGQAMRIFRSVLEQDRISPEAHYWIGRIFEEEGEYSLAEEQYRRALEFRRQLYVMDYEIRIRERLARLYKEKGDYAQFEKALTEILLMDDEYSSRESEAMRAAMIRILTDQGLEKVVELYRLDKAEYFLANAELGLFYYRTGRYMDAVRHLLSGGLTVISRTIRHLEVRRPFLEYTGLTDLFRNAMAEEEGAEYLEESRIDALLYYLGASLYAAGELGSFRQVMELVRDAFPGSVWRSRAIAQLADPSIEPVITSREFFYFF
- the ispG gene encoding flavodoxin-dependent (E)-4-hydroxy-3-methylbut-2-enyl-diphosphate synthase, encoding MNIIYTREKTRVMRVGNVSLGGDSPVSIQTMWKRALPDDRELLLKELRRFAVLGCDIIRFAVPNEENAKLLAEIGPISPLPIVADIHFDYRLALIVLDGVQKVRINPGNIGAEWKVKEVLAKASDKGIPIRVGINGGSLPRKLRDLPQVEGMIAAAENEIELLEALGFKDAVFSLKSSSAGNTIEVNRRFASRWDYPLHLGVTEAGPMIPGIVKNTRALLQLLGEGIGSTIRVSLSAPEEDEVVTGREILREAGLRPGGVDIVSCPRCGRSEFPVHELVGQIQEELYAIRKPLTVAVMGCVVNGPEEARHADIGITGSGNEAIIFRHGELKRKIPMDQALEALREEIREAIKE
- a CDS encoding DUF4340 domain-containing protein, with amino-acid sequence MSRSRRLVIALLVPLLLLGSYLYLKKQTVTQEAPGEAEQYDLISRAAEDLERIEVLRADGSSLVLLKEEERWVLPVPWKDELDQSRLDLVIRISSMLSADRRLENPAIGLEDFGLKPPQAVVTLAFRGGERSVFELGYPTPSGKQRYIRPEGSEAVYTIDTSRVAQFFLNQQDFRNTMIPTVNAEELRYLFFRRKGEIIELVPVETLESEPLSSIFTSLVMIRPRGPRGIDAHELEQLMEKLPRELKIQDFVEEKPEDLGLYGLDSPSYELQLRDRERSLSFIVGTRDSIGNYYVRFGEEERVVTLAESDLAVLQMDSFLLMDKFPLIISIDKIDAFTVVHENETFSARIERNSSPDSDEPQVRYILEGKEIDEKAFKKLYQKLVGIIGDAPNRGELPTARPEFGITYRLKDDPQGEASVWFKPVDKDFYAAFTDQDKSLFLVASRQIKGAAELLHKMTGE
- a CDS encoding ABC transporter ATP-binding protein, whose amino-acid sequence is MIRAENLSRRYGKHLALDAVNFSIRRGEILGFLGPNGAGKSTAMNIITGYLSATEGDVWVNGLNVLDHPREVKKCIGYLPEKPPLYQDMTVLEYLGFAAEIKGIKKKAFATERERILELVKIGDVSNRRIGNLSKGYQQRVGLAQALIGSPPLLILDEPTAGLDPKQILEIRKLIKSLGREHTIILSSHILPEVSAVCGRVLIMNQGSIVASDSPENLSRRLMGTGRIMLRLSGEKARALSVLEKLEGLNSLSCTGSSEEGSIDLLLEAGQETDIREKIFFACAENRLPILMMRPMDMSLEDIFLHLTTDEKLKESD